In Hydractinia symbiolongicarpus strain clone_291-10 chromosome 13, HSymV2.1, whole genome shotgun sequence, a single genomic region encodes these proteins:
- the LOC130623720 gene encoding uncharacterized protein LOC130623720, with protein MEAIEVCQSFKLLFHKYSKCHNLINDSQVFDKERLSELDRSIIDLMAYLRNTWPKESITLKLHLLEDHVLPFLKRWKTGLGVYGEQGGEGIHAEFNSIKAIYCRMPSSVARVHSILKEHYIRVHPRCIEMKPEAKKRKKIE; from the exons ATGGAAGCCATTGAAGTGTGCCAATCATTTAAACTCTTATTCCACAAATATTCAAAGTGCCACAATTTGATTAACGATTCACAAGTATTTGACAAAGAACGACTCAGTGAATTAG ACCGGAGTATCATTGACTTAATGGCATACCTTAGAAATACGTGGCCAAAAGAAAGCATCACCCTAAAACTTCATTTACTGGAGGATCATGTTCTTCCATTCCTTAAAAGATGGAAAACAGGTCTTGGGGTGTATGGAGAGCAAGGAGGTGAAGGTATTCATGCAGAATTTAATTCAATAAAAGCGATTTACTGCAGAATGCCATCTTCGGTTGCCCGAGTTCACAGCATTCTCAAGGAACACTACATTCGCGTGCATCCAAGGTGTATAGAGATGAAGCCAGAGGCAAAAAAACGAAAGAAAATAGaataa